One region of Leisingera sp. S132 genomic DNA includes:
- the rfbA gene encoding glucose-1-phosphate thymidylyltransferase RfbA: protein MTNGKPGSGRKGIILAGGSGTRLYPITMAVSKQLLPLYDKPMIYYPLSVLMLAGIREICVITTPQDQEQFIRLLGDGSQWGVELTYVVQPSPDGLAQAFILAEEFLAGAPSALVLGDNIFFGHGLPDLLAAADSHASGGTVFGYHVADPERYGVVDFDADGKAREIIEKPPVPPSNYAVTGLYFLDGSAPERARAVQPSPRGELEITDLLQSYLNEGSLRVETMGRGYAWLDTGTHGSLLDAGNFVRTLEKRQGLQTGCLEEIAYEQGWIGTAALEARAELFKKNSYGAYLKGLLK from the coding sequence ATGACCAATGGCAAGCCCGGCTCGGGTAGAAAAGGCATCATCCTGGCAGGCGGCTCCGGCACCCGGCTCTATCCGATCACCATGGCGGTCTCCAAGCAGCTGCTGCCGCTCTATGACAAGCCGATGATCTACTACCCGCTCAGCGTGCTGATGCTGGCGGGCATCCGCGAGATCTGCGTGATCACCACGCCGCAGGACCAGGAGCAGTTCATCCGCCTGCTGGGCGACGGCAGCCAGTGGGGGGTGGAGCTGACCTATGTGGTGCAGCCCTCGCCCGACGGGCTCGCGCAGGCCTTCATCCTGGCGGAGGAGTTCCTGGCAGGCGCCCCCTCGGCGCTGGTGCTGGGCGACAATATCTTCTTTGGCCACGGGCTGCCGGACCTCCTGGCGGCGGCAGACAGCCATGCGTCGGGCGGCACCGTCTTCGGCTATCATGTGGCCGATCCGGAACGCTATGGCGTGGTGGATTTCGACGCCGACGGCAAGGCCCGCGAGATCATCGAGAAGCCGCCGGTGCCGCCGTCGAACTATGCGGTGACGGGGCTGTATTTCCTGGATGGCAGCGCGCCGGAGCGGGCGCGCGCGGTGCAGCCAAGCCCGCGCGGCGAGCTGGAAATCACCGATCTGCTGCAGAGCTACCTGAACGAAGGGAGCTTGCGGGTCGAGACCATGGGCCGCGGCTATGCCTGGCTGGACACCGGCACCCATGGCTCGCTCCTGGATGCGGGCAACTTCGTGCGCACGCTGGAAAAACGCCAGGGGCTGCAGACCGGCTGCCTGGAGGAAATCGCCTATGAGCAGGGCTGGATCGGCACCGCCGCGCTGGAGGCGCGGGCCGAGCTGTTCAAGAAGAACAGCTATGGCGCCTATCTGAAGGGGCTGCTCAAGTAG
- a CDS encoding nucleoside-diphosphate sugar epimerase/dehydratase, giving the protein MYNLISALSRKQKSCVFLAVDLALLPLALLFTLAVQPLPEPVLAQLLPLLPYAVAAAAVLALWLGLPHVQLNAYERHAAAQSALLAGGSALVLAGLTSVFGPPLGPGTHAVFAICYFLSMAAARAAMLQLVLMIYRRARPRCRVLIYGAGNTGTQLAQALKAHDGIDPVAFADDNSSLQGLTLVGLPVFAPSRIAEVAEARGIRRVLLAMPSQSQPRQAQITRRLQNLGLEVQALPSFAQLIGEEALVDKLTPVAPQAFLGRAARDVPLQEAAGSYQGKAVLVSGAGGSIGSELCRQVLACRPSKLVLFELSELALYTVLQELGPLAEDAGIALVPVLGSVTDPRQVRMVLNAHAVQVVLHAAAYKHVPLVEANPLPGLANNVFGTRTLARAAARAGVERFILISSDKAVNPANVMGASKRMAELVVQDLATRHGQSTVFTMVRFGNVLGSSGSVVPLFQEQVSRGGPVTVTDPAVKRYFMTIREAVQLVLQAGDMAKGGEVFVLDMGEPVPILQLARQVIESAGHSVRDAGAPEGDIEIEIIGLRPGEKMEEELTLSGELIRTRHQKIFCARETVLSEIEVAGFLRSLRQAVAAGDEAAALQVVAHWVEGFRKGPDAARQGL; this is encoded by the coding sequence ATGTACAATCTGATCAGCGCGCTGTCGCGCAAACAGAAATCCTGCGTCTTCCTGGCGGTGGATCTGGCGCTCTTGCCGCTGGCGCTGCTGTTCACCCTGGCGGTGCAGCCGCTGCCGGAGCCGGTGCTGGCGCAGCTGCTGCCGCTGCTGCCCTATGCGGTTGCGGCTGCGGCCGTGCTGGCGCTGTGGCTGGGGCTGCCGCATGTGCAGCTCAACGCCTATGAACGCCATGCCGCGGCGCAAAGCGCCCTGCTGGCAGGCGGCAGCGCGCTGGTGCTGGCCGGGCTCACCTCCGTCTTCGGGCCGCCGCTGGGCCCGGGCACCCATGCGGTGTTTGCGATCTGCTATTTCCTGTCGATGGCGGCGGCCCGCGCCGCGATGCTGCAGCTGGTGCTGATGATCTACCGCCGCGCCAGGCCGCGCTGCCGGGTGCTGATCTACGGGGCCGGCAATACCGGCACCCAGCTGGCGCAGGCGCTGAAGGCGCATGACGGTATCGACCCCGTCGCCTTTGCCGATGACAATTCCTCGCTGCAGGGGCTGACGCTGGTCGGGCTGCCGGTGTTCGCGCCGTCGCGGATTGCCGAAGTCGCCGAGGCGCGCGGCATCCGCCGGGTGCTGCTGGCGATGCCCTCGCAAAGCCAGCCGCGCCAGGCCCAGATCACCCGGCGGCTGCAGAACCTGGGGCTGGAGGTGCAGGCGCTGCCCTCCTTTGCCCAGCTCATTGGCGAGGAGGCGCTGGTCGACAAGCTGACGCCGGTGGCGCCGCAGGCCTTCCTGGGCCGGGCGGCGCGCGATGTGCCGCTGCAGGAGGCGGCCGGCTCCTACCAGGGCAAGGCGGTGCTGGTCTCCGGCGCCGGCGGCTCGATCGGCTCCGAGCTGTGCCGCCAGGTGCTGGCCTGCCGCCCGTCGAAACTGGTGCTGTTCGAGCTTTCCGAGCTGGCGCTTTACACCGTGCTGCAGGAACTGGGGCCGCTGGCCGAGGACGCGGGCATCGCGCTGGTGCCGGTGCTGGGCTCGGTCACCGATCCGCGCCAGGTGCGGATGGTGCTCAATGCCCATGCGGTGCAGGTGGTGCTGCATGCGGCGGCCTATAAGCATGTGCCGCTGGTCGAGGCGAATCCGTTGCCGGGGCTGGCCAACAACGTCTTCGGCACCCGGACCCTGGCGCGTGCCGCGGCCCGGGCAGGGGTGGAGCGGTTCATCCTGATCTCCTCGGACAAGGCGGTGAACCCGGCCAATGTGATGGGGGCCTCCAAGCGGATGGCAGAGCTCGTTGTGCAGGACCTGGCCACCCGCCACGGGCAAAGCACCGTGTTCACCATGGTGCGCTTCGGCAATGTGCTGGGCTCCTCCGGCTCTGTGGTGCCGCTGTTTCAGGAGCAGGTCAGCCGCGGCGGGCCGGTCACCGTCACCGACCCGGCCGTGAAGCGCTACTTCATGACCATCCGCGAGGCGGTGCAGCTGGTGCTGCAGGCGGGCGACATGGCCAAGGGCGGCGAGGTCTTTGTGCTGGACATGGGCGAACCGGTGCCGATCCTGCAGCTGGCCCGCCAGGTGATCGAAAGCGCAGGCCACAGCGTGCGCGATGCCGGGGCCCCTGAGGGCGATATCGAAATCGAGATCATCGGCCTGCGCCCGGGCGAGAAGATGGAGGAGGAGCTGACCCTCAGCGGCGAGCTGATCCGCACCCGCCACCAGAAGATCTTCTGCGCCCGCGAGACCGTGCTGTCGGAAATCGAGGTCGCGGGCTTTCTGCGCAGCCTGCGCCAGGCGGTGGCCGCGGGCGACGAGGCGGCGGCGCTGCAGGTGGTGGCGCATTGGGTCGAGGGGTTCCGCAAGGGCCCGGACGCGGCGCGCCAGGGTCTCTGA
- the rfbB gene encoding dTDP-glucose 4,6-dehydratase codes for MKLLVTGGAGFIGSAVVRLAIARGHQVVNLDALTYAACLDNVAEAAQSPDYAFEQCDIRDRAALDTVFERHAPDAVMHLAAESHVDRSIDGPGDFIETNITGTFNMLEAARKYWMQAGKPEAFRFHHISTDEVYGSLPADPSVQFTEETSYDPRSPYSASKAASDHLVRAWAETYGLPVVLTNCSNNYGPYHFPEKLIPVVILNALAGKALPIYGDGSNVRDWLYVEDHADALLLVVQQGALGRSYNIGGENERSNLELVNTLCGILDQKRPRADGKSYKDQITFVTDRPGHDARYAIDPSRIREELGWRPSVTVEEGLEKTVQWYLDNEPWWRALQDRDGVGQRLGTGK; via the coding sequence ATGAAGCTTCTTGTGACCGGCGGCGCCGGCTTTATCGGATCGGCGGTGGTGCGGCTGGCCATCGCCCGCGGCCATCAGGTGGTGAACCTCGATGCGCTCACCTATGCCGCCTGCCTGGACAATGTGGCAGAGGCGGCCCAAAGCCCGGACTATGCGTTTGAGCAGTGCGATATCCGCGACCGCGCCGCATTAGACACTGTTTTTGAGCGCCATGCCCCGGATGCGGTGATGCATCTGGCGGCCGAAAGCCATGTGGACCGCTCGATCGACGGGCCGGGCGATTTCATCGAGACCAATATCACCGGCACCTTCAACATGCTGGAGGCGGCCCGCAAGTACTGGATGCAGGCGGGCAAGCCCGAAGCCTTCCGCTTCCACCATATCTCGACGGACGAGGTCTACGGCTCTCTGCCTGCCGACCCGTCGGTGCAGTTTACTGAGGAGACATCCTACGATCCGCGCTCGCCCTATTCGGCCAGCAAGGCCGCCAGCGACCATCTGGTGCGGGCCTGGGCCGAGACCTACGGGCTGCCGGTGGTGCTGACCAACTGCTCCAACAACTACGGGCCCTATCACTTCCCCGAAAAGCTCATTCCGGTGGTGATCCTGAATGCGCTGGCGGGCAAGGCGCTGCCGATCTACGGCGACGGCTCCAACGTGCGCGACTGGCTCTATGTCGAAGACCACGCCGATGCCCTCCTTTTGGTGGTGCAGCAGGGCGCGTTGGGCCGCTCCTACAATATCGGCGGCGAGAACGAGCGGTCGAACCTGGAGCTGGTGAACACGCTGTGCGGCATCCTGGACCAGAAGCGCCCGCGCGCAGACGGCAAGTCCTACAAGGACCAGATCACCTTTGTCACCGACCGCCCGGGCCATGACGCGCGCTATGCCATCGATCCCAGCCGCATCCGCGAGGAGCTGGGCTGGCGCCCCTCGGTGACGGTGGAGGAAGGGCTGGAGAAAACCGTGCAGTGGTATCTGGACAACGAACCCTGGTGGCGCGCCCTGCAGGACCGGGACGGGGTTGGCCAGCGGCTGGGCACCGGCAAGTGA
- the rfbC gene encoding dTDP-4-dehydrorhamnose 3,5-epimerase encodes MQVEDTGLPGLKVLTPARFGDARGFFSESWNKRRMQEAGIDLDFVQDNHSVSAETGTLRGLHFQAPPHAQDKLVRCGQGALFDVAVDIRKGSPSYGQWFGIELSAENGKQVLVPKGFLHGFITRVPGTEVVYKCTDYYAPECDGAVAWDSCGIDWGFDGSPVLSGKDAAAPALADFDSPFVWEG; translated from the coding sequence ATGCAGGTTGAGGACACAGGTCTGCCGGGGCTGAAGGTGCTGACTCCGGCGCGGTTCGGCGATGCGCGGGGGTTCTTCAGCGAAAGCTGGAACAAGCGGCGGATGCAGGAGGCCGGGATCGATCTGGATTTCGTGCAGGACAACCATTCGGTCTCGGCGGAGACCGGCACCCTGCGGGGGTTGCATTTCCAGGCGCCGCCCCATGCCCAGGACAAGCTGGTGCGCTGCGGCCAGGGCGCGCTGTTTGATGTGGCGGTGGATATCCGCAAGGGGTCGCCGTCTTACGGCCAGTGGTTTGGCATCGAGCTCAGTGCGGAAAACGGCAAGCAGGTGCTGGTGCCCAAGGGCTTCCTGCACGGGTTTATCACCCGGGTGCCCGGTACCGAGGTGGTCTATAAATGCACCGATTACTACGCGCCGGAGTGTGATGGCGCGGTGGCCTGGGACAGCTGCGGCATTGACTGGGGGTTTGACGGCAGCCCGGTGCTCAGCGGAAAAGACGCCGCGGCGCCGGCCCTCGCGGATTTCGACAGCCCCTTTGTCTGGGAAGGATAA
- a CDS encoding sugar transferase produces the protein MTWRKRIFDLFFASLLIVILGPVLLLLLLWLLWQEGRPLFYVAERMKGVDQPFRLWKLRTMTVVARDSGVSGGDKSARITRTGAWLRAKRLDEFPQLWNILRGDLSFVGPRPPLRQYTEAHPELYARVLKSRPGVTGLASVAYHKHEAALLARCRSTAETDAVYSRLCVPAKARLDLIYQRHQNMCFDFDIVFQTIGNIFRKG, from the coding sequence ATGACCTGGCGCAAACGGATTTTCGACCTGTTCTTCGCATCCCTGCTGATCGTGATCCTGGGGCCGGTGCTGCTGCTGCTGCTGCTGTGGCTGTTGTGGCAGGAAGGCCGTCCGCTGTTCTATGTGGCGGAGCGGATGAAGGGGGTGGACCAGCCGTTCCGGCTCTGGAAGCTGAGGACGATGACGGTGGTGGCGCGCGATTCCGGCGTCTCCGGCGGCGACAAGTCGGCCCGCATCACCCGGACCGGCGCCTGGCTGCGGGCGAAACGCCTGGACGAGTTCCCGCAGCTGTGGAACATCCTGCGGGGCGATCTCTCCTTTGTCGGGCCGCGCCCGCCCCTGCGCCAGTACACCGAGGCGCATCCGGAGCTTTATGCCCGGGTGCTGAAATCGCGCCCCGGCGTCACCGGCCTGGCCTCGGTCGCCTATCACAAGCATGAGGCGGCGCTGCTGGCCCGCTGCCGCAGCACCGCGGAAACCGATGCCGTCTACTCCCGGCTCTGCGTGCCGGCCAAGGCCCGGCTGGACCTGATCTATCAGCGCCATCAGAACATGTGCTTTGACTTCGACATCGTGTTCCAGACCATTGGCAATATCTTCCGCAAGGGGTAG
- the rfbD gene encoding dTDP-4-dehydrorhamnose reductase, with the protein MILVFGKTGQLARELAADETVTCLGRDQADLSNPAACAAAIRQAQPQAVINAAAYTAVDKAESEEALASVINGAAPGAMAAACAELGIPFVTVSTDYVFDGSGTAPWQPGDATAPVNAYGRSKLAGEELVRAAGGGHAILRTSWVVSAHGNNFVKTMLRLGRERERLTIVADQIGAPTPARDIAAACLEMARQLIKDPGKSGTYHFAGAPQTSWADFARAIFARAEVACAVEDIPTSAYPTPAARPLNSRLDCAALDTVFGIPQPDWRLGLNDILKELGELA; encoded by the coding sequence ATGATCCTAGTATTCGGCAAGACCGGTCAGCTGGCCCGCGAACTGGCGGCGGATGAAACCGTCACCTGCCTGGGCCGCGATCAGGCGGATCTGAGCAACCCGGCAGCCTGTGCCGCCGCGATCCGGCAGGCGCAGCCGCAGGCGGTGATCAATGCCGCCGCCTATACGGCTGTGGACAAGGCCGAGAGCGAAGAGGCGCTGGCCAGCGTGATCAACGGCGCAGCTCCCGGCGCGATGGCGGCGGCCTGTGCGGAACTGGGCATTCCTTTTGTCACCGTCTCCACCGACTACGTCTTTGACGGCAGCGGCACCGCGCCCTGGCAGCCGGGGGATGCCACTGCGCCGGTGAACGCCTATGGCCGCTCCAAGCTGGCAGGCGAGGAGCTGGTGCGCGCCGCGGGCGGGGGTCATGCAATCCTGCGCACCTCCTGGGTGGTGTCGGCGCATGGGAACAACTTCGTCAAGACCATGCTGCGGCTGGGCCGCGAGCGCGAGCGGCTGACCATCGTTGCGGATCAGATTGGCGCCCCGACGCCGGCCCGCGATATTGCCGCCGCCTGCCTGGAGATGGCGCGGCAGCTGATCAAGGACCCGGGCAAATCCGGCACCTATCATTTTGCGGGCGCGCCCCAGACCAGCTGGGCGGATTTCGCGCGCGCAATCTTTGCCCGGGCGGAGGTGGCGTGCGCGGTGGAGGACATCCCCACCTCAGCCTATCCCACGCCGGCGGCGCGGCCCTTGAACTCACGGCTCGATTGCGCCGCATTAGACACTGTTTTTGGCATCCCGCAGCCGGACTGGCGGCTGGGGTTGAATGATATTCTGAAGGAATTGGGAGAATTGGCATGA
- a CDS encoding DegT/DnrJ/EryC1/StrS aminotransferase family protein, with the protein MQQWPIYDEEQIAAAAAVLRSGKVNAWTGPDVREFERSYCAYTGAAHAIAMANGTVTLDCALRALELQPGDEVIVTPRSFIASASAVLMAGGVPVFADIDRSSQNITAATIAPLITPRTRGILPVHLGGWPCDMKAIMDLARAHGLWVIEDCAQAHGAMIGPRHAGTFGDFGSFSFCQDKILSTGGEGGLLLTSDDALWSRAWSHKDHGKDYDTVFNRSHPPGFRWLHSGAPGTNLRMAGPAAAIGRVQLRRLDQWRAQRTANAQLLAVALSPCSLFRVPLPPPGITHAYYRFYAFVRPEALAPGWSRDRILAEINAAGFPAFSGSCSEIYREGVFRSRGLGPAHPLPNARELGKTSLAFLVDPGWSLEDTHRLAQCVQQVAARAEARSRPAAGTGS; encoded by the coding sequence ATGCAGCAATGGCCGATTTACGATGAGGAGCAGATCGCCGCCGCCGCGGCGGTGCTGCGCTCGGGCAAGGTGAACGCCTGGACCGGGCCGGATGTGCGGGAATTTGAGCGCAGCTACTGCGCCTATACCGGCGCCGCCCATGCCATTGCCATGGCCAATGGCACGGTGACGCTGGACTGCGCGCTCCGGGCGCTGGAGCTGCAGCCCGGCGACGAGGTGATCGTCACCCCGCGCAGTTTCATCGCCTCCGCCAGCGCGGTGCTGATGGCGGGCGGGGTGCCGGTGTTTGCCGATATCGACCGCAGCAGCCAGAACATCACCGCCGCAACCATCGCGCCGCTGATCACGCCGCGCACCCGCGGCATCCTGCCGGTGCATCTGGGCGGCTGGCCCTGCGACATGAAGGCAATTATGGATCTGGCCCGCGCCCATGGGCTGTGGGTGATCGAGGACTGCGCCCAGGCCCATGGCGCAATGATCGGGCCGCGCCATGCCGGCACCTTCGGCGATTTCGGCTCCTTCTCCTTCTGTCAGGACAAGATCCTGTCAACCGGCGGCGAAGGCGGCCTGCTGCTGACCAGCGATGATGCGCTCTGGTCCCGGGCCTGGAGCCACAAGGACCACGGCAAGGACTATGACACCGTGTTCAACCGCAGCCACCCGCCGGGATTCCGCTGGCTGCACAGCGGCGCGCCCGGCACCAACCTGCGGATGGCCGGGCCCGCCGCGGCGATCGGCCGGGTGCAGCTGAGGCGGCTGGATCAGTGGCGGGCGCAGCGCACCGCCAATGCGCAGCTGCTGGCGGTGGCGCTCAGCCCCTGCAGCCTCTTCCGGGTGCCGCTGCCGCCGCCCGGGATCACCCATGCCTATTACCGCTTCTATGCCTTCGTGCGCCCCGAAGCGCTGGCGCCGGGCTGGTCGCGCGACCGCATCCTGGCAGAGATCAATGCGGCGGGCTTTCCCGCCTTTTCCGGCAGCTGCTCCGAGATCTACCGCGAAGGCGTGTTCCGCAGCCGCGGCCTGGGCCCCGCCCATCCGCTGCCCAACGCCCGCGAGCTCGGCAAGACCAGCCTTGCCTTCCTGGTCGATCCGGGCTGGAGCCTGGAAGACACCCACCGGCTGGCGCAGTGCGTGCAGCAGGTGGCCGCCCGCGCCGAGGCCCGCAGCCGTCCGGCAGCCGGCACCGGCAGCTGA
- a CDS encoding metal-dependent hydrolase, with product MLTAHLPSGYVLARLAPEGHRLLLPAALIGAVLPDFDMLWFHFVDQGSIHHHRYWVHVPAFWAVVAALALPVLALRARALLAPGLVFFAALFLHMVLDTIGGGILWGAPFNDRLYTLVEVPASQPHWVLSFLLHWTFLLELGIWASALYLWRKGRRI from the coding sequence ATGCTGACTGCGCATCTGCCGTCCGGCTATGTGCTGGCACGGCTGGCGCCTGAGGGGCACCGGCTCTTGCTGCCGGCCGCCCTGATTGGCGCGGTGCTGCCGGATTTCGACATGCTGTGGTTTCACTTCGTGGACCAGGGCAGCATTCATCATCACCGCTACTGGGTGCATGTGCCTGCTTTCTGGGCCGTGGTTGCGGCTCTGGCATTGCCGGTTCTGGCTCTGCGGGCCCGCGCCCTGCTGGCCCCGGGGCTGGTGTTCTTTGCCGCCCTCTTTTTGCATATGGTGCTGGACACCATCGGCGGCGGCATCCTCTGGGGCGCGCCGTTCAATGACCGCCTTTACACGCTGGTGGAAGTGCCTGCGAGCCAGCCCCATTGGGTGCTTTCCTTCCTGCTGCACTGGACCTTTCTGCTGGAACTGGGCATCTGGGCTTCAGCCTTGTATCTGTGGCGCAAAGGGAGGCGCATATGA
- a CDS encoding NAD(P)-dependent oxidoreductase — translation MNIPATLVMGSSGRIGQLLRLSWPRGAELVWQARCPPPGLAPEAVWDFDWRILDPMADPDGLARAARGAEVILCLAGVVPGSRRNQPLSDNVDLALAAVHAAARAGGARVILTSSAAVYGSQPGLLNEDSPLQPGSGYGRAKAEMELKAAALAAELGVQVTALRIGNIAGLDAALGGWRPGFRLDRFPCGRTPRRSYIGARALARVLAALVAAPALPPVLNVAQPGTVAMGELLQAAGLPYDLQAAPEAAIPDVQLDVSRLMRLLPAGVPLEPGNAGEMASEWTPLAPHLHLPAPLS, via the coding sequence ATGAACATTCCCGCCACACTGGTGATGGGCTCCTCCGGGCGTATCGGCCAATTGCTGCGGCTGAGCTGGCCGCGCGGTGCAGAGCTGGTCTGGCAGGCGCGCTGCCCGCCTCCGGGGCTGGCGCCGGAAGCGGTGTGGGACTTCGACTGGCGCATCCTGGACCCGATGGCGGATCCGGACGGGCTGGCGCGGGCGGCGCGCGGCGCGGAGGTGATCCTGTGCCTGGCCGGCGTGGTGCCGGGGTCGCGGCGCAACCAGCCCCTGTCGGACAATGTGGACCTGGCGCTGGCCGCGGTGCACGCGGCGGCGCGGGCAGGCGGCGCCCGGGTGATCCTAACGTCCTCGGCGGCGGTCTACGGCAGCCAGCCGGGACTGCTGAATGAAGACAGCCCGCTGCAGCCGGGCAGCGGCTACGGCCGCGCCAAGGCGGAGATGGAACTGAAGGCGGCGGCGCTGGCGGCAGAGCTGGGGGTGCAGGTGACGGCGCTCAGGATCGGCAATATCGCCGGGCTGGATGCCGCCCTGGGCGGCTGGCGGCCGGGCTTCCGGCTGGACCGGTTTCCCTGCGGCCGCACCCCGCGGCGCAGCTATATCGGCGCCCGGGCGCTGGCGCGGGTGCTGGCGGCGCTGGTGGCCGCGCCGGCGCTGCCGCCGGTTCTGAACGTGGCGCAGCCGGGCACCGTGGCGATGGGCGAGCTGCTGCAGGCGGCCGGGCTGCCCTATGACCTGCAGGCGGCGCCGGAAGCGGCCATTCCCGACGTGCAGCTGGATGTGTCGCGGCTGATGCGCCTGCTGCCGGCGGGGGTGCCGCTGGAGCCGGGCAATGCCGGCGAGATGGCCTCGGAATGGACGCCGCTGGCGCCGCATCTGCATCTCCCGGCTCCGCTCAGCTGA
- a CDS encoding PIG-L deacetylase family protein: MTLLAGDGPVLVVAPHPDDEVLGAGGTIARLAAMGRQVHAAIVTRGREEIFGAAQIETVRREAEAAHAHLGVARTHWLGFPAAELAEQPHGALNGALSALVQELAPSLVLAPHPGDIHLDHQLSFLSSLVACRPHQPAYPAMVAAYETLSETNWNAPYLTPPFVPNLFVDISGDALARKLEAFRLFESQCRRAPHERAPESLRALATLRGATIHRPAAEGFVLVRLVV; the protein is encoded by the coding sequence ATGACCCTGCTGGCAGGCGACGGCCCGGTGCTGGTGGTGGCGCCGCACCCCGATGACGAGGTGCTGGGCGCGGGCGGCACCATCGCCCGGCTGGCCGCGATGGGGCGCCAGGTGCATGCGGCCATCGTCACCCGCGGCCGCGAAGAGATCTTTGGCGCCGCGCAGATCGAAACCGTGCGCCGCGAGGCAGAGGCCGCCCACGCCCATCTGGGGGTCGCCCGGACCCATTGGCTGGGCTTTCCGGCTGCCGAGCTGGCAGAGCAGCCGCACGGGGCGCTGAACGGCGCGCTCAGCGCGCTGGTGCAGGAGCTGGCGCCATCGCTGGTGCTGGCGCCGCATCCCGGCGACATTCATCTCGACCACCAGCTGAGCTTCCTGTCCTCGCTGGTCGCCTGCCGCCCGCATCAGCCCGCCTATCCGGCGATGGTGGCGGCCTATGAGACGCTGTCGGAAACCAATTGGAACGCGCCCTATCTGACGCCGCCCTTTGTCCCGAACCTGTTCGTGGACATCAGCGGCGATGCGCTGGCGCGCAAGCTGGAGGCGTTCCGGCTGTTTGAAAGCCAGTGCCGCAGGGCGCCGCATGAGCGCGCGCCGGAGAGCCTGCGGGCACTGGCCACGCTGCGCGGGGCAACGATCCACCGCCCCGCCGCCGAAGGATTTGTACTGGTGAGACTGGTTGTGTGA
- a CDS encoding polysaccharide biosynthesis/export family protein, producing MRKIPLLIAALGIALLPAACSRLPGGAPASEEILKESGEADANFALYKVNRALLPTVAAWPPTGKQERLGWLHARQGARTQIIQPGDLLSLSIWDSNDNSLLTSLDQKMVQLQDMKVAANGTIFMPYVGDVNVNGLTPDLARRKLQEALEPVVPSAQVQLAMAAGRGNSVDLVSGVAQPGTYPMPDRNYTVMGLISAGGGISAGLNNPQIRLVRGQSIYGTSVDSLLNDPHLDTLLRGGDRVFVEEDERYFLSFGATGKEDLHIFSKDQMSAMDAMSVAGGFQDGKADPKGLLVLREYPASAVAPGVRGPRQQRVVFSLDLTSADGLFSARQFQINPGDLVMATESPVNDVLTISNIFGNFFGVFSRAGVIE from the coding sequence ATGCGCAAGATTCCCCTGCTGATTGCCGCTCTCGGCATCGCATTGCTGCCTGCGGCCTGCTCCCGCCTGCCCGGCGGCGCGCCGGCCAGCGAGGAGATCCTGAAGGAATCGGGCGAGGCGGATGCCAATTTCGCGCTCTACAAGGTGAACCGGGCGCTGCTGCCGACAGTGGCCGCCTGGCCGCCGACCGGCAAGCAGGAGCGCTTGGGCTGGCTGCACGCCCGCCAGGGCGCCCGCACCCAGATCATCCAGCCCGGCGACCTGCTGTCGCTCAGCATCTGGGACAGCAACGACAACTCGCTGCTGACCTCGCTCGACCAGAAGATGGTGCAGCTGCAGGACATGAAAGTGGCCGCCAACGGCACCATCTTCATGCCCTATGTGGGGGATGTGAACGTCAACGGGCTGACCCCGGACCTGGCGCGCCGCAAGCTGCAGGAGGCGCTGGAGCCGGTGGTGCCGTCGGCCCAGGTGCAGCTGGCGATGGCCGCGGGCCGCGGCAATTCGGTGGATCTGGTCTCCGGCGTTGCCCAGCCCGGCACCTACCCGATGCCCGACCGCAACTACACGGTGATGGGGCTGATTTCGGCGGGCGGCGGCATCAGCGCCGGTCTGAACAACCCGCAGATCCGGCTGGTGCGCGGCCAGAGCATCTACGGCACCTCGGTCGACAGCCTGCTGAACGACCCGCATCTCGACACCCTCCTGCGCGGCGGCGACCGGGTGTTTGTCGAGGAGGATGAACGCTATTTCCTCTCCTTCGGCGCCACCGGCAAGGAAGACCTGCATATCTTCTCCAAGGACCAGATGTCGGCGATGGACGCGATGTCGGTGGCGGGCGGCTTCCAGGACGGCAAGGCCGATCCCAAGGGGCTGCTGGTGCTGCGCGAATACCCTGCGTCGGCCGTTGCGCCCGGCGTGCGCGGGCCGCGCCAGCAGCGGGTGGTGTTCTCGCTTGATCTCACCTCCGCCGACGGGCTGTTCTCGGCGCGCCAGTTCCAGATCAACCCGGGCGACCTGGTGATGGCCACGGAATCGCCGGTCAACGACGTGCTGACGATCTCCAACATCTTCGGCAATTTCTTCGGCGTCTTCAGCCGCGCCGGGGTGATCGAGTGA